Proteins from a genomic interval of Cardiocondyla obscurior isolate alpha-2009 linkage group LG21, Cobs3.1, whole genome shotgun sequence:
- the LOC139110568 gene encoding uncharacterized protein: MSQEEPRALEQQVNEMEIDPGGVPNTPVARAMSDFRFRSGSDSVVVQQGLRGAKRLATSPLEGKEIKDLSPITDVDLQKMKDDLDSHDYNFASINAVSKESATKKKELELIMAAYRRAINKLTMAYLTMKAERDTTLRIWGMIKTEVQKSNAKEEAESIKEMTKTTIREALTEWQHEETCTTMGPTGSYANAVKVNKEAQGGATWATKRNMEPRQQTETIEVAPTRENEKDYADATATKQAVLKTIKPDEMGIKIDRLIRGRNKTIKIVAPKGELNKMKQALTNAGMEIKTFDNMNPRLIIRDIPTTTNKEEAMQCLMKQNLEGVADDEIKMVYFYPPEKRKSTNMIIEVTPEIRRRLLARGRIYMGWSSCRIMDHIRVTQCYKCLAIGHIAKVCRAEKDICGHCAGDHESRACNKKETLKCHNCTKAKLTELDHSAFDTNKCAILKRKINERVNMIHY, translated from the coding sequence atgagtCAGGAAGAACCGCGTGCTTTGGAGCAACAAGTTAATGAGATGGAGATCGATCCTGGGGGAGTGCCTAACACCCCCGTAGCGAGAGCTATGTCCGATTTTCGTTTTCGTTCAGGTAGCGACTCGGTAGTTGTACAGCAGGGATTGCGAGGAGCGAAACGACTGGCAACATCCCCTTTggagggaaaagaaataaaagatttatccCCGATAACAGATGTGGATCTACAGAAGATGAAAGATGATTTAGATAGCCATGACTATAATTTTGCCTCGATAAACGCTGTCAGCAAAGAATCAGCAACCAAAAAGAAGGAACTTGAGTTGATTATGGCAGCTTATAGAAGAGCAATTAATAAACTGACAATGGCTTACCTAACAATGAAGGCAGAAAGAGACACCACATTGCGCATATGGGGAATGATTAAAACGGAAGTACAAAAATCAAACGCGAAAGAAGAAGCGGAATCAATAAAAGAAATGACAAAAACGACTATTAGAGAAGCATTAACGGAATGGCAACACGAAGAGACATGCACAACGATGGGACCAACAGGGAGCTACGCTAATGCGGTTAAGGTAAACAAGGAAGCGCAAGGAGGAGCCACATGGGCAACAAAACGAAACATGGAACCAAGGCAACAAACAGAAACAATCGAAGTAGCACCCACAagagaaaacgaaaaggaTTACGCTGATGCAACGGCAACAAAACAAGCGGTATTAAAGACAATTAAACCAGATGAAATGGGCATTAAAATCGATCGCCTGATAAGAGGACGAAACAAGACGATTAAAATAGTAGCACCTAAAGGAGAATTGAACAAAATGAAGCAGGCACTAACCAACGCAGGGATGGAAATTAAAACGTTCGATAACATGAATCCCAGACTAATAATAAGAGACATACCGACTACTACAAACAAGGAAGAAGCTATGCAATGCTTAATGAAGCAGAATTTGGAAGGAGTCGCGGACGACGAAATTAAAATGGTATATTTTTATCCAccggagaaaagaaaaagcacaaATATGATAATTGAAGTAACACCGGAAATCAGAAGACGCCTATTAGCCCGGGGCCGCATATATATGGGATGGTCATCATGTAGGATAATGGACCATATTCGAGTAACCCAATGCTACAAATGTTTAGCGATAGGACACATTGCGAAAGTATGCAGAGCGGAGAAGGACATCTGTGGTCACTGTGCAGGAGATCACGAATCAAGGGCATGCAATAAAAAGGAAACATTAAAATGTCACAACTGTACAAAGGCAAAGTTAACGGAACTGGATCATTCGGCATTTGACACAAATAAGTGCGCGATACTAAAACGCAAAATAAACGAAAGAGTAAATATGATTCATTATTAG